AGTAAGCAACATATGCGGTATGCTAAAAGACCACTTTTTTGACTATGGAACTTTGGTCCCATAATTCATGTAGATGCCATTCCTATATATGGGACTAATAAACGTAGCGATCAAGTCCTATTTGGAATGGATTGGATGAACATTTTTCTCTTTCAAAATTTGGATCGCTAaaatgttttttctttctttcacagTGTGGTTCGTAGAGGCTGACACTTCTCTAGATCTCGGCCCTACCTTGGAAGGTTTCAACAGCGAATCTGAAAAAAGTGACCTGCAAATTTGAACATCCTCCAATATATCCTCTCTATATAAAGACCACCAAAGTAAAAGCTTTTCTCACCTCCAAGTCTCCAACCCACTTCTCTGATATATTCTGTCTTACAGGAAAATCACTAGCTGGCAAAGCTTTTCTCACCCTGCAATATCCGTCCACTTTTGTGATCAATATTCTCTCTCACTAGCATTGCTTCCGAGTGATCGAtcgaaaatggaagagagaaagGGATCAGCAAAATCGAACAAGGTGGCAGCTGAAAATCAGGAGAAATGGGTTTATGATTCTTCTGTGGATCATAAAGGAAATGTTCCTCTCCGAGCTTCAACTGGTGTTTGGAAAGCCTCTCTCTTTATTGTTGGTAAGGAGTAAAAACAACCTGGTTATGTCCTCGTGCTCCTTTTGGTTGCTGAGaaacactactagcaaaacggGCAACTCACACAGATTTTAATCACACAGATATTCTATAgctacggatatccgtgtgaaagataattacatacagatatccgtgtgaaattaGTTGAGTTGGACCCGCATGAGTTTCTATCATACCAATAGCAACAGACATCCGTGTGAAATAAcaattcacacagatatcggtGTGAAAGCTAAGATACTTTCACACGGTTGTCCGTGGGGAAATCAgttcacacagatttcagtgtGAATCAGGTATTTCATTATTTAAACAtgaattttttatattcttatATGTATTATACAACGACGGTCTTCAGTAACTAATACAATTTCATacagatgtccgtgtgaaatgagcatcACACATATATCAGTGTATAATGAACAtactgatatccgtgtgagAATATAATTTTCATACGGACTTACGTGTGAAAATTAGAATGACAATATTCAAACCCTAGCTAATTGATAAACTCCCACATTAAGTTCTTTTAACCGCCTCCTTCGCGTTCCCGACCTCAGCTTGTTCTCCAGCCTGACCCGCGCCCTCGACCTCAGCTCGGAGAGCCGCCTGGAGCTCATTCTCCGACCTAACCACGAGCTTTTTCTCTGACCGCCGTCAGCGtatgtcctctctctctctctctctctctcctctgcaacaACCCTTTCACCTGACCAGCACCCGACCTCCTCTTCCTTCTTCGCCTCCGATAGGCAGCCGCCTCCTTCTCCGGCCGGCACTTGACCGCACCAGTGTTTGATTTTCTGTCCGCCATACCCTAAAACCTAACCCGTTCACGCTCTTATATTAATACCAAAACCCAGTCAGGTGCCTCCAAAAGCTTGTTTCTAGGTCTCAGCGGcacaggaagaagaagaaaacagagaTCTAGATTCAACCATGGTGGCTGTGAAGAAAACCAAGAAGACCCATGAGTCTATCAACAACAGGCTCGCTCTTGTCATGAAGAGTGGCAAGTACACTCTGGGTTACAAGATCGTCATCGACACTCTTCGTAGCTCCAAAGATAGCATCTCTCTCTGATTCTTTGACCCAAATTTTCAATCTTTGTCATTTATGTGATTTGGGTTTTGAATCTTCGATGtgggatttgattttttttttttgcgggtGAATTGCAGGGAAGCTGATTATAATCTCGAACAATGGCCCTCCTCTGAGAAAGTCGGGGATCGAGTACTACGCGATGCTTGCCAAGGTTAGAGTTCACCACTATAATGGAAGTAAGTGTTTTTATTACTTGAATATTCTGGGTCCGCAAGtttgtattttttgttttggtttgattGCATTTTAATTTGATGAAGTGAGATGTGTGGATGTATAGAATACCAGTTTGTTTTTCCAAGTTATGGTGATTTAGAATGGTGTATTTTAGTTGAATCTGAATGGTGAATTATCCACAAGGTTAGTGACTTGATTTCTGCTGCATCTGTTAGAAATTTCTAGTGCATTTGTTATGAACCAGAGTTTCGATCACTTTCTTCACCGAGTGAGGATTGAACTATTTGATTCCGTATTAGGTTCTCCCACCTATATATGTATGCAACAATCTGCCtccttcattttttattttttattttaacctTGGTCTGAATCAAATTGAATCGATTTACATGAAACCATTTTTAGTGAAAGATGAGTAAATTAATGTGATTCTTTACCGTTTATCTTGTTAAGTTCTCATGGCTTTGCTGTGCAGGGATGTTGGAAGCTTTATTCAGCCAGAGCGTATCAGGCAAATGTGGATCAGACCCTTTTCTTCTGAGACTGGTGTGCTACTTCTCCCTTGTGTTTAACTGACTTATAGTCATAGTTGTTTGTATGTACTTGGGCACTTTTTTGGGGCAttttttgtgtttaaagttGTAGCACTAGAGTTGATGCGGTTGTCattaagattttcttttcatttttcttgaatATATAGTCAGATTTGTTAATCAAGCAATCTTTGATAGTTTAAGTTCATGATAAGTGTGCACCTAAAATAGCAATTTTGCCCTTCTACTCTATTTTTCATATAAAGACTATGCTCTGACATAAACCAGTAGTCTTTTGCGAGTGTAGATTGTGAGAAATTTCTATAGATGTCTTATTCTTAATTTTCTGTTGAACTGTGAAAGTGCAAGATTTCAAACATAAAATCGCTCAAACACAGAGACATAGACACACACGTGCGTGGGTGTGCACACACACATAGTTTAACTTTGGTGAGCTTATTGAAGAGAGAAACTGGTATGTCATTTTGTAGTTCATGGCAcggttttgtttttattattgaaatagttgtagacttgttaatTTGGTGTCTTGGAAGTTTTATTgttgttgctcaagaaattaaTGTATTAATCTCACAAGTTGTGTTCCTAGATGACAACTTACTCATGCGTGATGAGTGACACTCTTGAGACATTATGGAGGTAGTAGACCCGTGATCCCAACCCCAGCCATCACTGATAGTGTATATCGCAGCAGAAGTAAGCTAGTTAGTTTTACCTTATGTAGATGTTATTTCCTGACTttgatggttttgtttttgtctaCTTTGAGTTAATCCTCAAAGCTCCATCAAAACTATATTCTTGGCCAAGGATTTTGTTGTTAAAAGGGGGGAAATCTTAGTCATGTTCCCCCTTGAACAACACTGTATTCTAGAAAACATCCTTGTTTTTTGTACGCCAAGAATTTGTTTAAGGTATGAAGTATATGTCCTTTTTGTATGCCAAGAAATGTAAAAACAAGATCTTGCTGGCATGGCTAGTTTGTATATATTGGTCACTTTCTCAATGATATATAGCTTAAAACAATGATGACCGGTTGGGAATGTAAAGTTTACTTTATTGTGAGTTACTGTGGATGAGTTTATTTTTGTGGGGAAAAATTAAAtgcaattgtatatatttgtatttgttaattaacagttttttttttaaatggtattcatattttcacacagatatctgtgtgagtTAAGAAgctatttcacacagatatctgtgtgttaAGAAGGTATTTCACACTGAACAAgatattaaaatattatttttatctcacacggattacaTAAAATTCTACTATGCATGCTGGAAGACAAGTGGGACCCACTTAAAATTTCACACGGACTTCCAAAACCGTGTGAATAGAGCATTAGCGCCCCCTCCGAAGGCAACCGAAAATAATTCCGTGCTTGCACGGTAGGTAAAGCCTTTTACACACTGACATCCGTGTGAAATGGTAGTATCTCACACAGATTTAAATCTGTGTGAGTTGCccgttttgctagtagtgaaagCTAGCTAAATAATTTCATGCTGCTCTTCTTGAGCCTATATAGTCATGCAGTTGAAGCATACATATTATTGGAGGGTGGAGTTGTTCATCATGTTCATGCAGCATTCATTTCCTCATCAACTATACCTCGTGGATTAGATGAACTCTAACTATATGCATGCAAGCTCTTATCATCTTTCTCAGTATGTATGCATGAGATTGATATATAGTTCTAAATAGTACATATCATGGGAAAAGAATCAGTGGCTCCTCTGTAAGCAGGTTCACATGGGAGGGTCCTCTCCAGCACTAATTAGCATATGAGATGTTGCTTTATGTCGATCAATGCTATATTCTGGCCACCCCAAACCCCATTAACAGAACCAACAAAGCTCACTCTACCTAGTGCTATATATTGTTCATGCTAGCTataatttgtgtgtgtgtgtgtgttggaaAATATTCAATTATTCATTGTTCTTAGGACTGTCGATCCAATACTTGTAAAATGATAACATAATATGTCAAATTATTTGAATAAAGTTAAGTGCCCCACCGCCATTTTAGGTGGATAAGAGGCATTTACTGTTGTATCAAACGGAAGAAAGAATGCTTGGGTCAACTAAAGGGACTTGAgctgtgtttttattttcttcttttctggtaaCCATGCATGTATGAAATTTGGTGGGGGAAGCAGATCAGACAGGACGATTGTTGAAGGGCCATGATTTAGACCAAGCGAGCTAGGTCATATAATTGATTCCTAATTTTGTAATGGCTAGTTCTGTGACATCAGTTTTCATAGTTGTACTTTATGGTATGCGATTCCGAAGTAATTATAATCGTTGCAGTACAAAACATGATAGTGATCGATCATATATTATGTACAACTATCACAGGTAAAGCACAATTAATATGCACTATCTTTCTTCATTTCCAGCTGTGTTTCATTGGTTGGATTTATGCAGCCGAAAAGATTGAATGACATGCCCACCTGGTTTTGCCTTTTAAATTATATAGTACTGATCTTCAACAGTTTTTAACCTTAACTGATCTTTGATCTTATAATTTGTGCAGCAATTGAGTTCAGTGAGAGGCTGAGTTACTTTGGAATAGCAACCAGTTTAATTATTTACCTGACCAAAGTAATTCATGAAGACCTCAAGAGTGCAGCAAAGAGTGTCAACTATTGGTCTGGTGTTACCACAATGATTCCATTCTTTGGAGGCTTCATAGCTGATGCTTATTTGGGTCGCTTCTCAACTGTTCTGGTCTCATCCATCATTTACCTTCTGGTAAtaactaaattcattttccattttAAGACAAATGAACATGCATCTAGGGCATTACTTATTTCACGAAGATAATTACAATCTCAAGCTGGGAAATTTATGGAATTATATGTGCGAACTTTATACAAAGCATCTTTCTAGTGTTCCGCACTATTCACTTCATATACAATTGTTTCTATAAAGAACAAAGCGAGATAAGAATTTGAAGTTATCAACTTGAGCTCAAACAAAATATGTTAACACTTGTAAGGATTCAATAAATACTAGAATATCATTATTATGATCGGTTATTGATCTCTTATGAAATACAGGGTTTGATTCTTCTATCCATGTCCTGGTTTGTACCAACCCTAAGGCCTTGTGACACACATCCATGTCTTGAACCAAGAAAAATCCATGAAGTGGTGTTCTTCCTAGCCATATACATGATCTCCATAGGAACTGGAGGCCATAAACCCTCTTTGGAGAGCTTTGGAGCTGACCAATTTGATGATGATCACActgaagaaagaaagcaaaagatGTCCTACTTCAATTGGTGGAACTTTGGGCTTTGCTGTGGTCTTTTGCTTGGGGTGACTGTGGTTGTCTACGTACAAGACCATGTAAGTTGGGGTGTCGCAGATATAGTTCTCATGGCAGTCATGGGTACCTCGCTGGTTATCTTCATTGTTGGGAGGCCGTTTTACCGCTATCGAAGACCTACAGGAAGCCCCCTGACACCAATGCTGCAGGTTCTTGTAGCGGCCATTGCGAAGAGAAAGCTGCCATATCCTTCTGATCCTGCTCAATTGTATGAAATTTCCCAGTCGGAGAAGGTCCGTGGGAGGCTTTTGTGCCACACCAACAAGCTCAAGTAAGTGAAATCTCTTTCTTACAAGGTTGTTCCCCCTAAATCACAACCTATTACTTATCTCAGCTATAAGATACTCTAAAAAAATCTGAATATTG
Above is a genomic segment from Rosa chinensis cultivar Old Blush chromosome 3, RchiOBHm-V2, whole genome shotgun sequence containing:
- the LOC112193467 gene encoding protein NRT1/ PTR FAMILY 5.6 isoform X1 — its product is MEERKGSAKSNKVAAENQEKWVYDSSVDHKGNVPLRASTGVWKASLFIVAIEFSERLSYFGIATSLIIYLTKVIHEDLKSAAKSVNYWSGVTTMIPFFGGFIADAYLGRFSTVLVSSIIYLLGLILLSMSWFVPTLRPCDTHPCLEPRKIHEVVFFLAIYMISIGTGGHKPSLESFGADQFDDDHTEERKQKMSYFNWWNFGLCCGLLLGVTVVVYVQDHVSWGVADIVLMAVMGTSLVIFIVGRPFYRYRRPTGSPLTPMLQVLVAAIAKRKLPYPSDPAQLYEISQSEKVRGRLLCHTNKLKFLDKAAIISTENSAEKQNPWTLATVTKVEEMKLVLNIIPIWLATLPFGMCVAQTSTFFIKQGVSMNRSIANGFEIPPASIYSLAAIGMIISVTFYEKILVPVMRRTTGNERGINILQRIGIGMLFLIGTMVAAALVEKKRLGIVEKDPLKSSHSMSVFWLAPQFVIIGFGDGFTLVGLQEYFYDQVPDSMRSLGIAFYLGVIGAGNFLSSLLITAIDHITEQRGKSWFGKDLNSSRLDKFYWLLACMAAANLCVYVFLARRYSYKNVQKVAVVDCYEGEEEKGGSLA